From one Zhongshania sp. R06B22 genomic stretch:
- a CDS encoding NUDIX hydrolase encodes MSELAGGVAMKYCQFCGSSVSLKTPENDTLPRHTCNSCDKVYYRNPVVVAGCIPFWKGRVLLCRRAIEPGYGCWTAPGGYVESGETVEQCAQREAWEEVRVKIKLGQILSVTNVTAANQVHVFFRADMMSANFEVASECLEARLFDPKDIPWDEIAFYSVEETLRRALERDSTLFGLQRFPLNLTSLRPPRRSVST; translated from the coding sequence TTGTCTGAACTTGCTGGAGGTGTTGCTATGAAATATTGTCAATTCTGTGGTTCGTCGGTGAGCTTAAAAACCCCGGAGAATGACACTTTGCCGCGTCATACGTGTAACTCCTGTGACAAGGTCTACTACAGAAATCCAGTCGTTGTTGCAGGTTGTATACCTTTTTGGAAAGGTAGGGTGCTCCTGTGTCGCCGAGCCATTGAACCGGGCTATGGTTGCTGGACGGCTCCCGGCGGCTACGTGGAAAGTGGTGAAACTGTTGAACAGTGTGCGCAGAGAGAGGCTTGGGAAGAGGTCAGAGTAAAAATAAAACTTGGTCAAATACTATCTGTAACAAATGTGACTGCTGCAAACCAAGTTCATGTTTTTTTCCGCGCAGACATGATGTCAGCAAATTTTGAAGTGGCAAGTGAGTGTCTTGAGGCGCGCCTTTTCGACCCTAAAGATATCCCGTGGGATGAAATTGCTTTTTACAGCGTAGAAGAGACCTTAAGAAGAGCGCTAGAAAGAGACAGTACCCTATTTGGTTTGCAACGATTCCCATTGAATTTAACGTCCTTAAGACCGCCGCGCAGATCTGTTTCTACTTAG
- a CDS encoding LLM class flavin-dependent oxidoreductase: protein MEKIGLQIMFQNYGSSMSDVDHVQEEIAIAEMAEPMGFDEIWPVEHHFTDYSACPDNTQFLSYLAGKTSTIKLATGAVILPWNDPLRVAEKINFLDHLSNGRAILGVGRGLARCEYQGFGINMEESRDRFDESAEMIIRGLESGFVEGDGEFYKQSRVEIRPRTISTWKDRFYSVAMSPDSVLQVAKLGAQMILFSNKTDEKLKDSIDMYNTEYRKYHDDEPKPPRLCDFVVCHEDAAEARKLAKAHIGGYFASVMDHYELAGDHFKNSKVYKSYGDDIDIYEKTNFDTLMDAYIDCNLYGTPEQIIERVERRRSIIGNYEQNICVKFGGNTQQVAIHTIELFMAKVLPALRAK, encoded by the coding sequence ATGGAAAAAATTGGCTTACAGATAATGTTTCAGAACTATGGCAGTAGCATGTCAGATGTCGATCATGTTCAAGAAGAAATTGCGATTGCCGAGATGGCAGAACCAATGGGATTCGACGAAATATGGCCGGTGGAGCACCATTTTACTGACTATTCAGCGTGTCCAGACAATACCCAATTTTTATCTTACCTCGCCGGCAAAACATCAACAATAAAGCTTGCAACCGGTGCTGTAATTCTACCGTGGAATGACCCGCTTCGGGTTGCCGAGAAGATCAACTTCCTAGATCATTTGAGTAATGGCCGAGCCATTCTAGGTGTGGGTCGCGGGCTAGCGCGTTGCGAGTATCAAGGTTTCGGTATCAATATGGAAGAGTCGCGTGATCGCTTTGATGAATCGGCCGAAATGATTATTAGAGGCTTGGAAAGCGGCTTTGTAGAAGGCGATGGAGAGTTTTACAAGCAATCCCGAGTGGAGATACGTCCGCGGACTATTTCTACCTGGAAAGACCGTTTCTACTCCGTAGCCATGTCGCCAGACTCAGTCTTGCAAGTAGCCAAACTTGGCGCGCAGATGATCCTCTTCTCTAATAAAACTGACGAGAAGCTTAAGGACTCTATCGATATGTATAACACTGAGTATCGTAAATACCATGACGATGAACCTAAGCCACCGCGTCTTTGCGATTTTGTTGTGTGTCATGAAGATGCTGCGGAGGCAAGGAAATTAGCTAAAGCGCATATTGGTGGGTATTTCGCGTCAGTGATGGATCATTATGAGTTAGCTGGCGATCACTTTAAAAACAGTAAAGTTTATAAATCTTATGGCGATGATATCGATATATACGAGAAGACCAATTTCGATACACTCATGGATGCGTATATAGACTGTAATTTGTACGGTACTCCTGAGCAAATCATCGAACGAGTTGAGCGTCGCCGAAGCATTATTGGTAATTATGAGCAGAATATCTGCGTAAAATTCGGCGGTAATACTCAGCAGGTCGCTATTCATACTATCGAGTTATTTATGGCTAAGGTGCTCCCAGCGCTGAGAGCGAAGTAG
- a CDS encoding flavin reductase family protein, whose protein sequence is MTIDSRELRNALGLFTTGVTLMTTTSKNGDVIAMTANSFSSLSLQPPLVLWSIDLNSSIFEIFNSADRFAVNVLAIDQRDMADTFARSKNDQSELLKRFDIGDYGSPVLSGSRAVLECEVAAKYIVGDHQILIGKVLGYEVDSTVAPLVFASGKYHELGPQIS, encoded by the coding sequence ATGACGATTGATTCTCGAGAGTTACGCAATGCACTGGGCTTATTCACCACTGGCGTGACGTTGATGACAACCACCTCAAAAAACGGTGACGTGATTGCCATGACCGCAAATTCTTTTTCTTCATTGTCTTTGCAGCCGCCACTGGTGCTTTGGTCTATAGATTTAAACTCCAGTATTTTTGAGATTTTCAATAGCGCCGATCGGTTTGCGGTAAATGTTTTAGCTATAGATCAGCGCGATATGGCAGATACTTTTGCCCGCTCTAAAAATGATCAATCTGAGCTCCTAAAGAGATTTGATATTGGTGATTATGGAAGTCCAGTCCTAAGTGGCTCGCGCGCAGTGTTGGAATGTGAAGTCGCTGCCAAGTATATCGTCGGCGATCATCAAATCCTGATAGGAAAAGTACTTGGATATGAGGTCGATTCAACAGTTGCGCCACTGGTTTTTGCCAGTGGTAAGTATCACGAACTAGGCCCTCAGATTAGCTGA
- a CDS encoding porin — MTKHLLLSIALASTFASPIYAQTIEVSAAELAKLKAQISALQAKLVEIEEQANETTSEVAVNTQTLTAQKVAEAEPVDVESEDGITIGGAIRSNYNYTSYSEGNKDRGGDFDFDIFRINVRGEIGDVSLNGEIRFFDYMRAIKYAYVGYQFSQNWEVQAGITKVPFGNSPYNSQNYFFSTNYYLGLEDDFDLGVVFKRSVADSWQLDLAFFKNDELGGVDGYVDNRSDRYSYDIVGSRAPGDGIYDEPAQPLGEYNTFSGRLAYHFEQGELSTEVGISALSAGIHDGDRRVGDYQAWALHSNSQYQNWHLQLQHSEYSYDIAQVDRIAVGAYSFYDSIAAEATSSTANLAYDLAVNFGPVTGLQFYNNYGIVYDKSDSSADTVMNVTGVSVAAGGLFTYFDWVHAKNQPFVGGSAAGDSSEYEQRFNINIGYYF, encoded by the coding sequence ATGACTAAGCATCTTTTGCTGTCAATTGCGCTCGCAAGTACATTTGCCAGTCCGATATATGCACAAACTATAGAAGTTTCAGCAGCGGAGCTTGCCAAGCTCAAGGCTCAAATCTCGGCATTGCAAGCCAAGCTGGTGGAGATTGAAGAGCAAGCAAATGAAACAACCTCAGAAGTAGCGGTAAATACTCAAACCCTAACTGCGCAGAAAGTCGCTGAGGCCGAGCCAGTCGATGTCGAGTCTGAAGACGGTATTACCATAGGCGGCGCAATTCGCAGTAATTACAATTACACCTCCTATAGCGAGGGTAATAAAGATCGTGGTGGGGACTTTGATTTTGATATCTTTCGCATAAATGTTCGAGGTGAAATAGGCGACGTCTCGCTCAATGGAGAGATTCGATTCTTCGATTATATGAGGGCGATTAAATACGCCTATGTTGGCTATCAATTCAGCCAGAATTGGGAAGTGCAGGCGGGTATTACTAAAGTGCCATTTGGTAATAGCCCATATAATTCGCAAAACTACTTTTTTAGTACTAATTACTATCTCGGTTTGGAAGATGACTTTGATTTGGGTGTCGTCTTTAAACGTAGTGTCGCTGATAGCTGGCAGTTGGATTTAGCGTTCTTTAAAAACGATGAGTTAGGCGGCGTAGATGGTTATGTGGATAATCGTTCTGACCGTTATTCCTACGATATTGTTGGTAGTCGGGCGCCAGGTGATGGAATTTATGATGAGCCAGCGCAGCCCTTAGGTGAATACAATACTTTTAGTGGTCGCCTTGCCTATCATTTTGAGCAGGGAGAACTGTCCACTGAAGTAGGGATATCAGCATTAAGTGCGGGCATTCACGACGGCGATAGGCGCGTTGGTGATTATCAAGCCTGGGCACTGCATAGCAATAGCCAATATCAAAATTGGCATTTGCAGTTGCAACATAGCGAGTATAGCTACGACATTGCTCAGGTCGATCGTATCGCCGTAGGCGCCTACTCTTTCTATGACTCTATTGCCGCTGAGGCCACCTCATCTACGGCGAACTTAGCTTACGACTTGGCTGTGAACTTTGGTCCGGTAACAGGGCTGCAATTTTATAATAACTACGGCATCGTTTACGACAAGTCAGACAGCAGTGCCGATACGGTCATGAACGTGACTGGGGTGTCGGTAGCAGCAGGCGGACTGTTTACCTATTTTGACTGGGTACATGCCAAAAACCAGCCGTTTGTAGGTGGCAGTGCAGCCGGTGATAGCAGCGAGTATGAGCAGCGCTTTAATATCAATATCGGTTATTACTTCTAG
- a CDS encoding SDR family NAD(P)-dependent oxidoreductase: MTNDLFSISGKLVLITGASSGIGYSLAKGLSAAGAVIVAAARRVEKLDDLRKEIESSGGKVITVRMDVSDRNSVNAGFDRVNEQVGVIDTIVNNAGIAAPGSFLKIDEESRNSVMDTNFNGVWNVAQEGARRMIEAEKSGSIINISSVLALGVKPGQSIYCASKGAVAQLTRGMALDLTKYNIRVNALAPGWFETEMSKEFFDSKEGQEYIARMPAKRLGNLDELNGPVILLASEAGSFINGVVLPVDGALNVVTI; encoded by the coding sequence ATGACCAATGACTTATTTTCTATCAGCGGAAAGCTTGTGCTAATTACCGGTGCGTCATCTGGGATAGGATACTCTTTAGCAAAAGGGCTTTCTGCCGCTGGAGCAGTGATTGTTGCCGCAGCACGACGTGTCGAGAAGTTAGACGATCTCCGAAAAGAAATTGAGTCAAGCGGCGGTAAAGTGATAACCGTCAGAATGGATGTCAGTGACAGAAATAGCGTTAACGCGGGTTTTGATCGCGTGAATGAACAGGTCGGTGTCATTGATACTATTGTCAATAATGCTGGTATAGCGGCTCCCGGCAGCTTCCTTAAAATTGATGAAGAAAGTCGTAATTCTGTTATGGATACAAATTTCAACGGTGTCTGGAATGTCGCTCAAGAGGGCGCGAGACGCATGATTGAAGCGGAAAAGTCGGGTTCAATAATAAATATTTCTTCTGTTCTAGCACTGGGTGTTAAACCAGGTCAATCAATCTATTGTGCATCGAAAGGGGCAGTTGCTCAGCTAACTCGCGGTATGGCACTCGACTTAACTAAATATAATATTCGTGTCAATGCTCTCGCCCCTGGTTGGTTTGAAACGGAGATGAGTAAAGAGTTTTTTGATTCCAAGGAAGGCCAAGAGTATATCGCTAGAATGCCAGCAAAACGCTTGGGAAATCTGGATGAGCTCAACGGTCCCGTCATTCTTTTAGCCAGCGAAGCGGGTTCTTTTATAAACGGAGTTGTGTTGCCGGTAGATGGAGCCCTTAACGTAGTAACCATATAG
- a CDS encoding TonB-dependent receptor: MKETYSNFSKSISCAVILGASGLASISSFAEPNNRNRMLEEVVVTAQKREENSQDVPITMAALGSEKLEAFGIEQTADLEKIIPGLTFTQQYGYTVIYLRGVGSESFLPNSEPSIASYVDGINIASAHGKSDAVGPVERIEVLKGPQGTLYGRSATGGAINIISKSLPAEGYEGFINYGAGNYDDRHAQGYFAAALTNSTGVSFSYYKDQRDNINVRAVNGVVQHGDKEDFSESYRVKLIQDFGDNIRITGIAQKTDVQLADADKKVNIRPAGLSIGAQAQQPSRLVENDKEGQMRTDAELYGLIFEWEFDAVALKFVYSDQESLTYDRTTTDYDGTSLNKVSFFTYNEPVFQKTYEFQLSSTENSWMSDKLTWVAGYYHLEGGGGFERIFFELSPELASGLVTGFAGSVGDLLNDLLSPVTNTSVYLEAGGKITIDSDSIFAEATYSLTPSLNLTLGARYQEETRGLINSYFDIVNPIFGTPTEEYFDSDDRSRNIRVGTFNKPELEDVSVAPRVALQWFASDDVQVYSSIAKGFKSQTYNILNFFSEPDEVDKSETTSLEIGFKSDLLDSTLRLNGAVFNTITKNPISAFVGLTSGGVVNYFNAKESTTKGVEVDLLFQPMANLNPGLVVSGGASYIEAEFSDFKDGRGYDEDTGLAYGPGALTLLAERDFTGNDVPRTPTFSSNIAINQGIELGDFGYIELAVDYAFKDSFYYTASNTPHAEQAQYELYGARMSWMYEPKGITLTAYVNNIKDEDYYVAMVENDFGVSAALAPPRLYGAKIKIDF; encoded by the coding sequence ATGAAAGAGACATATAGTAATTTTTCTAAAAGTATATCCTGCGCAGTAATACTTGGGGCATCTGGTCTTGCCAGCATCTCGTCCTTCGCTGAACCTAACAATAGAAATCGAATGTTAGAAGAGGTTGTGGTTACTGCGCAAAAGAGGGAGGAGAACTCTCAAGATGTTCCGATTACGATGGCTGCCTTGGGAAGTGAAAAATTGGAAGCGTTTGGTATTGAACAAACGGCTGACTTAGAGAAAATCATTCCGGGTCTTACGTTCACTCAGCAGTACGGATATACAGTGATTTATTTGCGTGGGGTAGGTAGCGAATCATTTCTACCTAACTCCGAGCCGAGTATCGCTTCTTACGTAGACGGTATTAACATTGCGTCTGCTCATGGCAAATCCGATGCAGTAGGTCCCGTTGAGCGTATTGAGGTCTTGAAAGGCCCTCAGGGCACTTTATACGGAAGAAGCGCGACTGGCGGCGCCATCAATATTATTTCAAAATCGCTACCGGCGGAAGGCTATGAAGGTTTTATTAATTATGGTGCTGGGAATTACGATGACCGGCATGCGCAAGGTTATTTTGCTGCGGCACTGACAAATAGCACAGGCGTGAGCTTTTCTTATTATAAGGATCAACGCGACAATATAAACGTGCGCGCGGTGAATGGCGTAGTACAGCACGGAGACAAAGAAGATTTTTCTGAGAGCTATCGAGTTAAATTGATCCAAGATTTCGGTGACAATATTCGTATTACCGGTATTGCTCAAAAAACAGACGTTCAGTTAGCCGATGCGGATAAAAAAGTTAATATTCGTCCCGCCGGCCTTTCTATCGGTGCTCAGGCCCAGCAACCGAGTCGCTTAGTGGAAAACGACAAAGAAGGGCAAATGCGCACAGATGCTGAGCTTTATGGCTTGATATTTGAGTGGGAATTTGATGCCGTAGCGCTTAAGTTTGTGTATTCCGATCAAGAGTCTTTAACTTATGATCGCACCACCACAGATTACGACGGCACCAGCTTAAATAAGGTTAGCTTTTTTACTTACAACGAACCTGTTTTTCAGAAAACGTATGAATTCCAGCTTAGCTCTACAGAAAATAGCTGGATGTCCGACAAGCTTACATGGGTAGCTGGATATTACCATTTGGAAGGCGGTGGTGGTTTTGAGCGTATTTTCTTTGAACTCTCACCTGAGCTCGCTAGCGGACTTGTTACTGGTTTTGCTGGATCAGTGGGAGATTTGTTAAATGACTTGCTATCACCCGTCACCAACACTTCCGTATATTTAGAGGCGGGCGGAAAGATAACCATCGATTCCGACTCCATATTCGCCGAGGCGACATATTCACTGACACCCAGTTTGAATCTTACGCTGGGGGCGCGCTATCAAGAGGAAACGCGTGGTCTAATTAATAGTTATTTTGATATTGTAAATCCTATTTTTGGAACGCCAACGGAGGAGTATTTTGATAGTGATGATCGAAGTCGAAATATTCGAGTTGGTACGTTCAATAAGCCCGAACTCGAAGATGTTTCTGTCGCACCGCGAGTCGCCTTACAATGGTTTGCCAGTGATGATGTACAGGTTTACTCTTCTATAGCAAAGGGCTTTAAGAGCCAGACATACAATATCCTCAATTTCTTTTCGGAGCCTGATGAGGTCGATAAGTCTGAAACAACGTCACTGGAGATTGGCTTTAAATCTGATCTGCTGGATAGCACGCTGCGTCTAAACGGCGCTGTCTTTAATACGATTACCAAGAACCCTATTTCGGCGTTTGTTGGTCTGACATCCGGCGGGGTAGTTAATTATTTTAATGCCAAGGAATCCACGACAAAAGGCGTGGAGGTGGACTTACTGTTCCAGCCGATGGCCAATTTAAACCCAGGTTTAGTTGTTTCTGGCGGCGCATCGTATATAGAAGCTGAATTTTCTGATTTCAAAGACGGGCGAGGCTATGACGAAGATACAGGATTGGCATATGGGCCTGGGGCCTTAACATTACTGGCTGAAAGAGATTTTACTGGCAATGATGTGCCGCGGACGCCGACCTTCAGTTCCAATATTGCGATTAATCAAGGTATTGAGTTAGGCGATTTCGGCTATATTGAGCTGGCGGTCGATTATGCGTTTAAAGACAGCTTTTACTATACAGCGTCAAATACGCCTCATGCGGAACAGGCCCAATACGAGCTTTATGGTGCCCGGATGAGCTGGATGTATGAGCCCAAAGGTATAACCTTAACGGCTTATGTAAATAACATTAAAGATGAGGATTATTACGTGGCGATGGTTGAGAATGACTTCGGGGTGTCGGCTGCATTAGCACCGCCGCGCTTATATGGTGCTAAGATTAAGATCGATTTTTAG
- a CDS encoding NADP-dependent oxidoreductase has product MSTVHNKKIVLNKRPDGNVSPDCWKLIQEDMDVDLKPGEFIVKVMYISVDPAMRGWINDVESYMPAVQIDETMRALGLAEVIESKNDSFAKNDILSGMFGVQKFCKLNSAYAIEKIDITKPSNVDKSMYLSILGMPGMTAYFGLMDVAKIQSGDTVLISGAAGAVGSIAGQIAKIKGCNVVGIAGGELKCRYLVEELGFDSAIDYKNVKDLNNAIASSCPNGVDVFFDNVGGAALDAALNHINPKARVTICGAISQYNASGLNIRAEIDYIPILFKSARLEGFVVLDYYSRYHEGVSQLSEWIQQGKIKSKEDIRQGIDHFGEYFKLLFDGGNFGKLILEP; this is encoded by the coding sequence ATGTCGACAGTACATAACAAAAAAATTGTTCTTAATAAAAGACCCGACGGAAATGTCAGCCCTGATTGTTGGAAGCTCATTCAAGAAGATATGGATGTAGACCTAAAGCCTGGCGAGTTTATTGTTAAAGTGATGTATATTTCAGTTGACCCTGCAATGAGAGGATGGATCAATGATGTAGAGTCCTACATGCCAGCTGTCCAAATTGATGAAACTATGCGTGCCTTAGGCTTGGCAGAGGTGATTGAGTCGAAGAATGACTCTTTCGCCAAGAACGACATATTATCTGGTATGTTTGGGGTTCAAAAATTCTGTAAACTCAATAGCGCCTATGCAATCGAAAAAATTGATATAACTAAGCCTTCAAATGTAGATAAATCGATGTACCTCAGCATTCTTGGCATGCCGGGAATGACTGCGTACTTCGGTTTAATGGATGTAGCCAAAATTCAATCTGGCGACACGGTTCTAATTTCTGGCGCAGCAGGTGCTGTTGGCAGCATCGCAGGGCAAATCGCCAAAATAAAGGGATGTAATGTCGTAGGCATCGCAGGCGGCGAGCTAAAATGCCGATACCTGGTAGAGGAACTTGGATTTGATAGCGCAATAGACTACAAAAATGTAAAAGACCTAAATAACGCCATAGCATCGAGCTGCCCTAACGGTGTTGATGTCTTTTTTGACAATGTCGGGGGGGCGGCACTTGACGCAGCGCTAAATCATATAAATCCCAAGGCCAGAGTCACCATATGTGGAGCGATATCACAATATAATGCCTCAGGCTTAAACATAAGGGCCGAAATTGATTACATTCCGATCCTGTTTAAAAGTGCTCGGCTGGAAGGTTTTGTAGTACTAGACTACTACTCACGCTACCACGAGGGAGTAAGTCAGCTCAGCGAATGGATCCAGCAAGGAAAAATAAAATCTAAAGAGGATATTCGCCAAGGTATTGATCACTTCGGTGAATACTTCAAATTACTTTTTGATGGGGGCAACTTCGGAAAATTGATCTTAGAGCCCTAA